A region of Solanum dulcamara chromosome 7, daSolDulc1.2, whole genome shotgun sequence DNA encodes the following proteins:
- the LOC129896110 gene encoding monocopper oxidase-like protein SKS1, with amino-acid sequence MASSFMLVHRVCCIALFFTLCFAADPFANFELEYSYITASPLGVPQQVIAVNGKFPGPILNVTTNYNVVVDVKNKLDENLLITWSGIQMRRTSWQDGVQGTNCPIPSGGWNFTYQFQVKDQIGSFFYSPSINLQRAAGGFGSFIVTNRNIIPIPFSPPDGDIVIIIGDWYIRSHKALRKDLDDGKQLGMPDGVLINGKGPYRYNTTLVPDGIDYDTINVDPGKTYRVRVHNVGVSTCLNFRIQNHNLLLVETEGYYTSQQNYTSVDIHVGQSYTFLVTMDQNASSDYYIVASARFVNQTIWQKVTGVGILHYSNSKGKAGGPLPDPPNDVYDTSYALNQAMSIRQNVSASGARPNPQGSFHYGQINVTDVYFLKSVPPVSINGKLRATFNGISFKNPGTPIRLADLYYVKGDYKLDFPTKPMNRPPKVDTSIINATYKGFIEIVLQNNDTVVQSFHMDGYSFFVVGMGFGEWTENNRGSYNRWDAISRSTTQVFPGGWTAVLVSLDNVGVWNLRAENLDRWYLGQETYMRIINPEDHSNKTEMPVPENALYCGALASKQKKQKISSATTIFGNSELYFTLLLVLSTVISLVF; translated from the exons ATGGCTTCTTCTTTTATGCTTGTGCATCGTGTGTGCTGCATTGCTCTGTTTTTCACACTCTGTTTCGCCGCTGACCCTTTTGCTAATTTTGAATTGGAGTACTCCTATATCACCGCTTCTCCTCTTGGCGTTCCCCAACAG GTTATAGCTGTGAACGGGAAATTTCCAGGTCCTATCCTTAATGTTACAACCAATTATAATGTTGTGGTCGACGTGAAGAACAAATTGGATGAAAATCTTCTTATCACTTG GTCTGGAATTCAGATGCGACGTACTTCCTGGCAAGATGGTGTTCAAGGTACAAATTGCCCCATCCCTTCTGGTGGATGGAACTTCACTTACCAGTTTCAAGTAAAGGATCAGATTGGTAGCTTTTTCTATTCTCCTTCCATCAACCTGCAGAGGGCAGCTGGTGGTTTTGGTTCTTTTATTGTCACGAACCGTAATATTATCCCTATTCCCTTTAGTCCTCCTGATGGGGATATAGTGATAATTATTGGTGATTGGTACATCCGGAGCCATAAG GCTTTGAGAAAGGACCTTGATGATGGGAAGCAATTGGGGATGCCAGATGGAGTACTTATTAATGGAAAAGGCCCATACAGATACAACACAACACTTGTACCTGATGGGATTGATTACGATACAATAAATGTTGATCCAG GCAAAACCTATCGGGTTCGGGTGCACAATGTTGGAGTCTCCacttgtttgaattttaggattcaaaatcataatttacTCTTGGTGGAGACGGAGGGATATTACACTTCACAGCAGAATTACACTAGTGTAGATATTCATGTTGGGCAGTCTTACACATTTCTGGTTACCATGGATCAGAATGCAAGTAGTGATTACTACATTGTGGCGAGTGCTAGGTTTGTAAATCAAACAATTTGGCAAAAAGTAACTGGTGTTGGTATTTTGCATTATTCCAACTCCAAAGGGAAGGCAGGTGGCCCCCTTCCAGACCCTCCAAATGATGTATATGACACATCTTATGCACTGAATCAGGCCATGTCCATCAG GCAAAATGTTTCTGCAAGTGGAGCTCGGCCGAATCCTCAAGGATCTTTCCATTATGGTCAAATTAATGTCACAGATGTTTATTTCCTAAAGAGTGTTCCACCAGTGTCAATTAATGGAAAGCTTCGAGCTACTTTTAATGGGATTTCATTCAAAAATCCTGGTACTCCAATTAGGCTTGCTGATCTATACTATGTGAAGGGGGACTACAAGCTTGATTTCCCAACCAAGCCAATGAACAGACCACCCAAGGTCGACACTTCCATTATCAATGCCACATACAAGGGATTTATAGAAATCGTATTGCAGAACAATGACACTGTAGTCCAGAGCTTTCACATGGATGGTTACTCATTTTTTGTCGTTGG GATGGGTTTTGGAGAATGGACTGAGAACAACAGGGGATCTTATAATAGATGGGATGCAATTTCCCGGTCTACGACTCAG GTTTTTCCTGGAGGATGGACAGCAGTTTTGGTATCTCTCGACAATGTTGGGGTGTGGAACCTCAGAGCAGAAAACCTGGACAGGTGGTACTTAGGGCAGGAAACATATATGAGAATTATCAATCCTGAAGATCATAGCAACAAAACAGAAATGCCAGTGCCTGAAAATGCTCTCTACTGTGGTGCCCTTGCTTCTAAGCAAAA GAAACAGAAAATATCTTCAGCGACAACCATATTTGGAAACTCAGAGCTATATTTTACATTGCTGTTGGTACTCTCTACTGTTATTAGTCTTGTATTCTAG